From the genome of Burkholderia cepacia ATCC 25416:
TCGACGAAACTCCGGTTTGGCATTGGGGCGCCGATAATGGTACCGCTACGGGTTCGAGTTGGCCCCGTTGAGGCGCCGGTTTGTCCCTGGGAAAAGGTGATTCGTGCGAGCGTACCGAAGTGGATAACCCGCGATGCTGCATCTCAATGAGTCGATTCGCGACGCAACTGACCGGTAACGGTCGAATGAAAGCGCTCGCCGTCGGTCTTTTATCGATGGCGACAGCGACGTTCGGCGCGACGCCGGGAATCGATGATGTCGGCGGCCTGCGTCAGGTGCTTTCCTGCCCGCTGGCGGACGGGAGCCGCATTGCGCTCGACGCCCGCTCGCATGGGTTGGACGGCGATGCACTGTTCGTGCGGCGGGGGCACAAGACCGGGCGTGCGTTCCTTGACATGCCGGAGGCCGATTTCGTGGGCAGGATTGCGTTGTCGAGGTGCGTCGGCAAGACCCTCGTCTTCGTACTGAACTACGGATCGCCTTACCTGAAGGGCGTCGCAATCCGGCTGAATCCGGTCACGCATGTCGAAGAGCGGATCTATTTCGCGGAGAAGGCGCTTCCGCGGTGGCTGTATTCGGGGCGTGGGGAGATGTGGGTGATCATCCCCAACGAAGGCGGCGAGACGGACGGGAAGTATCTGGTTTATCGATATTCCGGATCGAAAGGGCGACCATCGGAAAGCACGCCTGCCGATCGATTGCCGCTCGCGCCGCGTGATCTCGTGCGGATCGAGTGACTGCGTGGCGCGAAATGCGGCGGTTGTCCGGGATATTTCACGGGCCCGAAATGGAAAAGGGGTTACAACACTTCGTGTTGTAACCCCTTGATTCCGGTGGTCGGAGCGAAAGGATTCGAACCTTCGACCCTCTGATCCCAAATCAGATGCGCTACCAGGCTGCGCTACGCTCCGACGAGCCAAAGATTCTATCTTTGAATGGCTGATCCGGTCAATCCCTATATGCGGGTAAATGCCGCGGCGGCGAACGAGCCGCAATTTGCGACAATTCGCACGGTAATCGGCCGGCCCGCACGCATGGGCGCGGGGCCGCTCGCCGAAGCAAGGAGAACATCATGATGAACCTGATCCTGTGGCGCCACGCCGAAGCCGAAGACTACGCGACGAGCGATCTCGCGCGGCAGTTGACCGTCCGCGGCCGCAAGGACGCACAGGCGATGGCCAAGTGGCTGCGTGGCCGGCTCGAGACGAACACCGTGATCCTCGCGAGCCCGGCGGCCCGCACCGTGCAGACCGTCGAGGCGCTGACCGACCAGTACCGGACGGTCGAGGCGCTTGCGCCGGGCGGCAGCGTCGACGACGTGCTGGCGGCGGCCGGCTGGCCGGACGGCATCGCGCCGACGGTCGTGATCGTCGGCCACCAGCCGACGCTCGGCAGCGTCGCTGCGCAACTGATCGCCGGCGGCGACGACAGCTGGAGCGTCAAGAAGGGCGGAATCGTGTGGCTCGCGAGCCGCACGCGCGACGGTAGCCGGCAGGCCGTGCTGCGGGCAGTATTGACGCCCGACCTGGTGTGAGGCCCGCCTGAAGCGCTTTGAAGGGTTTCGTCATACGGTTTCGCAAGCTTTCTGCTAAAGTCAATTCGGCGACACGTCATTGAAAGGACACGGTCGTGCCACATAACGGTCACGGCCGATTACTACATTGGCGGGCATGTCGTCCTATTCCTTACGATCAGGAAAGCCTAATGCGAGAACTGCCGACGCCTACGCTCCCTTTTGCCTCGCTGCCCCTCGACACGTCGCGGCGCCTCCTGCCGCGCGCTGCTGAAACCGTCACATCGGAGTATCGCCTGCGCGCCGCGTGGGCGCGTACGGAAGACGAATTGCGCGAAGCCCAGCGCCTGCGTTACAGCGTGTTCGCCGAAGAGATGGGCGCGCAGGTCAGCGGCCCCTCCGGTCTCGACGTCGATCCGTTCGATGCGTACTGCGACCACCTGCTGGTTCGCGATCTCGACACCCTGAAGGTCGTCGGCACGTATCGCGTGCTGCCGCCGCACCAGGCGGCGCGTGTCGGCCGCCTGTACGCCGAAGGCGAATTCGACCTGTCGCGCCTCACGCACCTGCGCGGCAAGATGGTCGAGGTCGGCCGCTCGTGCGTGCACAGCGACTACCGCAGCGGCGCCGTCATCATGGCGCTGTGGGGCGGTCTCGGCACGTACATGATGCAGAACGGCTACGAGACGATGCTCGGCTGCGCGAGCGTGTCGATGGCCGACGGCGGTCACTATGCGGCGAACCTGTACCAGTCGCTGTCGGCAGGTTCGCTGACGGCGCCCGAGTATCGTGCGTTCCCGCATACGGCCCTGCCGGTCGACGAATTGCAGACGGGCACCGTCGTGGCGCCGCCGCCGCTGATCAAGGGTTACCTGCGTCTCGGCGCGAAGATCTGCGGTGCGCCGGCCTGGGATCCCGACTTCAACTGCGCGGATTTCCTGACGCTGTTCCGTCTGTCCGACATCAACGCGCGCTACGCCCGCCATTTCCTGGGCTGAGCCTTCTGAACCTCGTTGCGCCCGCCTGCGGGTTCGGACGCGTGCACGCGAACGCCGTCGTGCGGCATGAGCCGCGCGACGGCGTTCGTCCATTTGATCAACGTGTGTGAATCGGGCCCCGTTAATTTCGGCGATACGCGATCACCGCCGTGCCGTGGGACGGCACGTTCGGGAACGGCCCGGGGGAGGGCCGGACGGCAGCGGCGCGCTTAGTGCTTGCGCCGCCAGTCGAGCAGGTGGTGTTCGGCCATCCAGTGATGGATGATCCCTTCGCCGCCATGGCTGCGCTTGTACTCGCGCGACTCGAAGAACGACAGGGCGACGAACACCATCAGGCCGATGAACAGGCCGATCAGGCCGGCAATTTCCTCAGACGACATGGCAGCCTCCTTTCCACGGCACAGCGCCATGCGTACATAGTAGGACATGCGCGGCGCGACTCCGAAGCAGGATTTCCGCTAGACTCGGCGCGGTCCCGGCGTGCGATGGGCACGCCGATTTCCGGAGCCTTACCCGATGACCCGTTTCATGCTGGCCGTGCTGGCCGCATCTTTTCTCGCTGCCTGTACCAGCGATCCTCATCAGGCCCGTCGCGGCCATCCGCCGGAAGATCCGGCCGACTATCACGGCGTGCCGACCGACATGACGCCGCCGACGATGCTCGATGCACCGCCGCCCAAACCGGCGCGGTAACGGATGTTTAAGGCCGCTCGGACCCGCTTAGGGCCGGTTCGGCGCGCCATCAGGCGCGGGCCGCGGGTGTATCGGTGCCGATGCGCCGCAACAGCCCCGGCAGGTAGCGCGCCAGCGTCGCGCCGCGCGCGGCCATGAACAGCAGCAGCGCGAACCAGAGGCCGTGATTGCCGAAGGTGCCGACGGCGGCGAGTGCGGCGACAACGAAGATCGAGAGCGACGCGACCATTGCGCGCATCAGCGATTGTGTCTGCGTCGCACCGATGAAGACGCCGTCGAGCAGGAAGCCCCAGACCGACACGATCGGCGAAATCGCGGCCCACGGCAGGTAGCGCAGCGCAACCTCGCGGATCTCGGCCTGGTCGGTCAGGCGCGCGACGATCCAGCCGCCGGCGGCCCAGTACACCAGCGCGAACAGCAGCGCGCCGAGCGCCGACCAGAGCAGGGTGACGCGCACGGCCTGCCGGAAGGCACCGCGGTCGCGTGCGCCGGCCGCCGCGCCGACGAGTGCCTCGGCCGCATGCGCGAAGCCGTCGAGGCCGTACGCCATGAACGTCTGGAAATTCAGCAGCAGCGCGTTTGCCGCGAGCGTCGCATCGCCCTGTTTCGCACCGAGGTGCGCGAACCAGCCGAATGCGCCGAGCAGGCACAGCGTGCGCAGGAAGATGTCGCGATTGAGCGCGATCAGCCGCTTGAGTGCGACGCGGTCGGCGAGTGCACGTACCGCGATCGGCGCAAGGCCGCGCGGCCGTAGCCGCCACAGCATCCATGCGCCGAGCGCGAAGCCGCATGCGTCTGCCGTGGCCGTCGCGGCGCCGATGCCGGCAATGCCCCAGCCGAAGCCATACACGTAGAGCAGGACGGCGCCGATGTTGACCGCATTGATGAACACCTGCGCGACGAGCGCGAGCCGCACGCGCTGCACCCCGAGCAGGTAGCCGAGCACGACGTAGTTCGCGAGCGCGAACGGTGCGCTCCAGATCCGCGCGTGGCTGTAGGACAGTGCCGTCGCGCGGACGGCATCGCTGCCGCCGAGCGCCGACAGCGCAAACGACAGCAGCGGCACCTGCAGCGCCAGCACCGCGGCGCCGAGCGCGAACGCGACGATCAACGCGCGCAGCACGTTCAGGCGGATCCCGGTGGTGTCGCCGGCACCGTGCGCCTGCGCGACGAGGCCGGTCGTCCCCATTCGCAGGAAACCGAATCCCCAGAACACGAAATTGAAGAACAGCCCGCCGAGCGCGACGCCGCCGAGATACTGCGCGCCGTCGAGGTGGCCGGCGACGGCCGTGTCGACGGCGCCGAGGATCGGCTGGGTCAGGTTCGCCAGGACGATCGGAAACGCGAGCGCGAGGACGCGCCGGTGCGTGACGGTGGCCGAGCCCGTGCCGGCCCCGTGCGGTAACGCGGATTCGGACATGGCGGACGCGTCAGGCGCGTTCCTGCACGCAGACCCACGGCGAGACGACGACTGCCCACAGCTCCGGGTTGCGCGCCGCGTAATCGGCGGCGGTTTCGGCCGGCATGCGCGCGACGAGGCCCGCGGACAGCCAGCGCGTGACCTGTTCGGCGTCGTCGTCGGCAACCGCTTCCGCGACGCTGACGAGATCGAGGTCGCGCGCAACGGACAGCAGCTTGCCCTGCGCGAAGAAGCGTTCGAGATCGCACCAGTCGATCTTGGCGGTTTCGCCGAGGAGTTTGGCGTAGAGCGGGCTGTGCGACGCGCCCGCGGCGGCGTGGTGATCAGAGGACATCGTTTTCTTGGAAAGACTGCGTGGTGGCGCCACTATAAACCATCCGGCCGGGCGGGCGGCGCGGGTGGCGGCCCGCTTACGCGTCGCGCAGCGCGCGGCGCACGATCTTGCCGGTCGCGGTCATCGGCAGGCTGTCGACGAACGCGATCGCGCGCGGATACTCGTGGGCGGCGAGGCGCGTGCGCACGTGCGCCTGCAGTGCCTGAACGAGCGCATCGTCGCCGGCGTGACCGGGATTCAGCACGATGAACGCCTTGACGATCTCGGTACGCGTCGCGTCGGGCACGCCGACGACGGCCGCCATCCGCACCGCCGGATGCGTGAGCAGGCAGTCCTCGATCGGGCCCGGGCCGATCCGGTAGCCGGCGCTCGTGATCACGTCGTCGTCGCGGCCGACGAAGCGGACGAAACCGTCGGCGTCGATCATGCCTGTATCGCCGGTGAGCAGGTAGTCGCCCGCGAACTTGTCGCGGGTCGCGTCGGCGTTGCGCCAGTACTCGAGGAACATCACCGGATCGGGGCGGCGCACCGCGATGCGCCCTTCGACGCCGGGCGGCAGCGGCGTGCCGTCCGCGTCGACGATCGCGACCGCATGGCCGGGCACCGCCTTGCCGATTGCGCCGGGCTGCGCGTCGAACAGCGCCGCGCACGACGACAGCACCATGTTGCACTCGGTTTGCCCGTAGAACTCGTTGATCGTCACGCCGAGCGCGTCGCGTCCCCAGGCCGTCAGTTCGGTGCCGAGCGTCTCCCCGCCGCTCGCGACCGATTTCAGCGACAGCGCGTAGCGTTCGCGCGGTGCCGGGACGGTGCGCATCAGCTTCAGCGCGGTGGGCGGCAGGAACGCGTGGGTGACGCCGTGCCGGGCCATCAGCGCGAACGCGGCGTCGCCGTCGAATTTCTCGAAGCGGCGGGCGAGCACGGGCACACCGTGATGCCACGACGGAAGCAGCACGTCGAGCAGGCCGCCGATCCATGCCCAGTCGGCGGGTGTCCAGAACAGGCGCGCGCCGCGCGGGAAGCACTGCTGCGACATCTCGACGCCCGGCAGGTGGCCAAGTAGCACGCGATGCGCGTGCAGCGCGCCTTTCGGCTTGCCCGTCGTGCCGGACGTATAGATGATGAGCGCCGGATCGTCGGCGGCCGTATCGGCCGGCACGAAGTCGGGCGTCTCGGCGGCGAGCGCCGCGTCGTAGCGCAGCACGCCGGGAGCGTCGGGCGCATCGTCGCCGATGCAATAGATGGTGTGCAGTGCCGGCAGCTGCGCGCGCAGCGATGCGATTTTCGCGTAGCCGGCCGCATCGGTAACGAGCGCGGCCGCCTCGCTGTTCGCGAGCCGGTATTCGAGCGCATCGACGCCGAACAACGTGAAGAGCGGCACCGCGATGGCGCCGAGCTTGTACGCGGCGAGGTGCGCGATGGCCGTTTCGGGGCCCTGCGCGAGAAAGATGCCGATGCGGTCGCCGCGCCGCAGGCCGGCGCGCACGAAGCTGTTCGCGAGCCGGTTAGAGGCATTCCTCAGGTCGTCGAACGTGATGCGGGACACGTCGCCTTGCGCCGTTTCGTGGATCAGCGCGAGGCGTCCGCTGCCGTCCGCCCATTTGTCGCAGACGTCCACGCCGATGTTGTAGCGGGCCGGAACGTCCCACGCGAAGCGGGAGAGCAGGTCGTCGTAGCGGTCGGCGGCGGGCAGCATCGCAGTGTCTCCTGGGTGGCGGCGTGGTGTCAGGCGAACGGCTTACATCAGGGTTTCACGCAGGGGAATCCACAATGACGCCTGAGGGTAGGGAATCCTCGCACTCGTCCAATTGCTGCGGCTCAGTGCACGATTCCGCAATGACGCATAAGATCACTTAAAAATCAGTGTGTGACCATGGATTTGCTTCTGATAGCTGCGGGGTTCAGCCTGATCGGAATCGGCGTGCTGGTAGCGTTCGCTTGTCGCGTCGATCCGTTGTCCGGCCGTTTCACCGGACGTCTGCGCAAGCGCTGACATCACCTTTCCCGATTTTCACCGCGACGGCACGCGATGCGTGCCGGCGTCGCGTGTCGTCCGTCGGGCGCTCAGCGCGCCGGCAGGTAGCGTGACGGGTCGATCGACCGGCCGCCGTAGCGCAATTCGAAATGCAGCGCGACGCGATCGCTGTCGCTGTTGCCCATCTCGGCGATCGATTGCCCCTGCGTGACCGACTGGCCTTCCTTCACCAGCAGCGCACGGTTGTGCGCGTAGGCGGTCAGGTAGTCGGCGTTGTGCTTGAGGATGATCAGGTTGCCGTAGCCGCGCAGCCCGTTACCCGCGTAGACCACCACACCCGGCGCGGCCGCGACCACCGGTGTACCCGGCGAGTTCGCGATGTCGATCCCCTTCGATTTCGAGCCGTCGAACGTGCGGACCACGTTGCCGGCCGCCGGCCAGATCAGCGCGATGCTCGTGGCCGGCTTGACGGCCGATTCAACCGGTGCGGAAGGCGCGGGGCGGGCCCGGCCGGCACTGCCGGTGCCGGTGGTCGACGGCGTCGATGCGGTGGTCGTGCCGGGCGGCGGCGCGACGCGCAGCACCTGGCCGACTTCGATCGCATCGGGGTTCGTCATCTGGTTCCAGCGCACGATGTTCGATACCGACGTGCGGTTGTCGCGCGCGATCTTGTAGAGCGTATCGCCGCGTTCGACGCGATAGAACCCGGGGCCGACGGGCGCGGAGCCGCACGCGACGAGCAGGGCAGCGCAGGCGGCTGCGAAGAGTCGCTTCGTTGTTGTTCCGAACATTGAACCTCGCAAGACCCTGCCGCTCGTGACGCGGCAGGCAATACAAAACGTCCGATTTTAACGGGTTCGACCCGCGCACCGCAGTTTGTGCCGTTGCCGGGGGCCGTCGGACGCCGGTTCGGCCAGCGTCTCAGCCCGCGTGGCCGGCGTCTCGGCCCACGTTTCAGCCGGCGAGCGGGAGGACGCGAATCCGCAGCGTGGCCGTTTCGGTCGCGCCCGGCGCGAGCATGCGCAGCCCGAGGCCGTTGTGGATCGCATCCGGCAGGCCGAGCCACGGTTCGACGCAATAGAAGTCGGAATCCGGCTTTTCGGTCCAGGTCGTGACCGCGTACCACGGGATCGAGCCCGGCACGTCGAGCGCGATCTCGATCGTGCGGCGCCGGCCCGGCATCACGATGCGCACCGGCGTGGCCGGCACGCCGTCGAGGCAGTGGAAGCGGTCGAGAATATCTTGGTTGTCGAGGCGATAGCGCGCTTCGCCCGGCTCGGGCGGGCTGATCGAACCGTCCGGCTGCTGCGCGCAGCGATGCGTGGGCGGCAGTTCGAGCGTGGTTTCCGCGCGTTCGCCGTGCGGCAGCGCGAAATAGAAATGGTGACCGGCGTAGTAGGGCAGCGGCGTGTCGCCGCGATTGGTCGTCGTCAGCGCGACTTCGAGCGTGCGCGAGTCGGCCAGCCGGTAGGTCGTTTCGAACCGGAAATCGAACGGGTAGCTCGCGCGCAGTGCGTCGGTCGCGTCGAGCGTCATCGACAACGCGGCGCCGTCGGCCGACGGTTGCGCGGCGAACGGCAGGTCGCGCGCGAAGCCGTGCATCGGCAGGTCGCGCACCACGCCGGCGGCGTCGCGCCAGCGGCCGAGCTCGCCGTCGACGCGGTGACGGCCGAGGAACGGGAACAGCAGCGGGTTGCCGCCGCGCACGCGCGCGAGGTTGCTCCAGTCGGCCGTTTCCGGCCAGAAGATGACCGGTTCGCCGTCGACATCCCATGACAGCAGGCGGCCGCCGAATTGCGGAGCGACCCGGACGAGCGACGGGCCGGCGTGAAGTTCGTGAATGTCGTGTTGCTGGAAGGTCGGCATGGCGAATCGGGTTGAGCGGGTGAACGGGAACGGCGCGCTCCATTATCGGGCCGCGGCGGCTTGGGGAAAACCCTTCTCGGGAAATCGCGAGTTTTTAAGACCGTCAACGGTCGGGATAATGCCTCTAAACCGGTGAGGTTGCCGGGTCATGACACTTCGTGGAGGGGGCCATGGATCTGGCAATGGCAATGGGACTCGCACTGTTCGGCATGTTCACGGGCAGCACGGTATTATTTTTCTATCAGCTCGGCCGCTGACGGCAATTCCTGCCGAAATCGAAAGGCCCGCCATGCAAATGGCGGGCTTTTTGCTTTCCGGGCGCTTACAAGTTGCAAGCGTTTGTGTGCATTGCCGCAATATCCCGCCAAATGCCTTGGCGCAGTAATCCGGGCTCGGCATAATCGGGGCGCGTTTTTTCGGACGCGCATCGCGTCGTCCGCTTCTCTTCCCGCTCAATCTTCATTAAAAGGACCGACGCGTGAGTCTCTGGTTTCTGGTATTCCTGAGCGTCCTGCAGGGCGTCACCGAACTCTTTCCCGTCAGCAGCCTTGGCCATACGCTGCTCGTGCCGGCGCTGTTCGGCATGCACATCGACAAGCACGCACCGCAACTGCTGCCGTTCCTCGTTGCGCTGCACCTCGGCACCGCGCTGGCGCTGCTGTGGTACTTCCGCGCGCGCTGGATCGCGCTGATCGGCGGCTTCTTCGCGCAGCTCGGCGGCCGCAAGAACGACGACGGTCACCTGATGTGGGCGCTCATCATCGGTACGATCCCGACCGGCATCGTCGGGCTGCTTC
Proteins encoded in this window:
- the sixA gene encoding phosphohistidine phosphatase SixA, with translation MMNLILWRHAEAEDYATSDLARQLTVRGRKDAQAMAKWLRGRLETNTVILASPAARTVQTVEALTDQYRTVEALAPGGSVDDVLAAAGWPDGIAPTVVIVGHQPTLGSVAAQLIAGGDDSWSVKKGGIVWLASRTRDGSRQAVLRAVLTPDLV
- a CDS encoding peptidoglycan DD-metalloendopeptidase family protein, which encodes MFGTTTKRLFAAACAALLVACGSAPVGPGFYRVERGDTLYKIARDNRTSVSNIVRWNQMTNPDAIEVGQVLRVAPPPGTTTASTPSTTGTGSAGRARPAPSAPVESAVKPATSIALIWPAAGNVVRTFDGSKSKGIDIANSPGTPVVAAAPGVVVYAGNGLRGYGNLIILKHNADYLTAYAHNRALLVKEGQSVTQGQSIAEMGNSDSDRVALHFELRYGGRSIDPSRYLPAR
- a CDS encoding aldose epimerase, which codes for MPTFQQHDIHELHAGPSLVRVAPQFGGRLLSWDVDGEPVIFWPETADWSNLARVRGGNPLLFPFLGRHRVDGELGRWRDAAGVVRDLPMHGFARDLPFAAQPSADGAALSMTLDATDALRASYPFDFRFETTYRLADSRTLEVALTTTNRGDTPLPYYAGHHFYFALPHGERAETTLELPPTHRCAQQPDGSISPPEPGEARYRLDNQDILDRFHCLDGVPATPVRIVMPGRRRTIEIALDVPGSIPWYAVTTWTEKPDSDFYCVEPWLGLPDAIHNGLGLRMLAPGATETATLRIRVLPLAG
- a CDS encoding GNAT family N-acetyltransferase, which codes for MRELPTPTLPFASLPLDTSRRLLPRAAETVTSEYRLRAAWARTEDELREAQRLRYSVFAEEMGAQVSGPSGLDVDPFDAYCDHLLVRDLDTLKVVGTYRVLPPHQAARVGRLYAEGEFDLSRLTHLRGKMVEVGRSCVHSDYRSGAVIMALWGGLGTYMMQNGYETMLGCASVSMADGGHYAANLYQSLSAGSLTAPEYRAFPHTALPVDELQTGTVVAPPPLIKGYLRLGAKICGAPAWDPDFNCADFLTLFRLSDINARYARHFLG
- a CDS encoding MATE family efflux transporter is translated as MSESALPHGAGTGSATVTHRRVLALAFPIVLANLTQPILGAVDTAVAGHLDGAQYLGGVALGGLFFNFVFWGFGFLRMGTTGLVAQAHGAGDTTGIRLNVLRALIVAFALGAAVLALQVPLLSFALSALGGSDAVRATALSYSHARIWSAPFALANYVVLGYLLGVQRVRLALVAQVFINAVNIGAVLLYVYGFGWGIAGIGAATATADACGFALGAWMLWRLRPRGLAPIAVRALADRVALKRLIALNRDIFLRTLCLLGAFGWFAHLGAKQGDATLAANALLLNFQTFMAYGLDGFAHAAEALVGAAAGARDRGAFRQAVRVTLLWSALGALLFALVYWAAGGWIVARLTDQAEIREVALRYLPWAAISPIVSVWGFLLDGVFIGATQTQSLMRAMVASLSIFVVAALAAVGTFGNHGLWFALLLFMAARGATLARYLPGLLRRIGTDTPAARA
- a CDS encoding acyl-CoA synthetase, which gives rise to MLPAADRYDDLLSRFAWDVPARYNIGVDVCDKWADGSGRLALIHETAQGDVSRITFDDLRNASNRLANSFVRAGLRRGDRIGIFLAQGPETAIAHLAAYKLGAIAVPLFTLFGVDALEYRLANSEAAALVTDAAGYAKIASLRAQLPALHTIYCIGDDAPDAPGVLRYDAALAAETPDFVPADTAADDPALIIYTSGTTGKPKGALHAHRVLLGHLPGVEMSQQCFPRGARLFWTPADWAWIGGLLDVLLPSWHHGVPVLARRFEKFDGDAAFALMARHGVTHAFLPPTALKLMRTVPAPRERYALSLKSVASGGETLGTELTAWGRDALGVTINEFYGQTECNMVLSSCAALFDAQPGAIGKAVPGHAVAIVDADGTPLPPGVEGRIAVRRPDPVMFLEYWRNADATRDKFAGDYLLTGDTGMIDADGFVRFVGRDDDVITSAGYRIGPGPIEDCLLTHPAVRMAAVVGVPDATRTEIVKAFIVLNPGHAGDDALVQALQAHVRTRLAAHEYPRAIAFVDSLPMTATGKIVRRALRDA
- a CDS encoding DUF2288 domain-containing protein; translated protein: MSSDHHAAAGASHSPLYAKLLGETAKIDWCDLERFFAQGKLLSVARDLDLVSVAEAVADDDAEQVTRWLSAGLVARMPAETAADYAARNPELWAVVVSPWVCVQERA